In Halanaeroarchaeum sp. HSR-CO, one DNA window encodes the following:
- a CDS encoding nickel-dependent hydrogenase large subunit, giving the protein MPEIEIDPTTRIEGHHSTTLEVEDGVVTNAKSHMDMFRGIEIITLGRPPSDAPQITQMTCGVCFTCHRQTSILAIEDAAKRAGVFDGVPENARILRDVMEGLFFIWNHAVHLFALAGPDYSDAVADTGFDRLNPAAVAGGEGGEGYKRALEVQRTVLQAFSEFGGRAPHPLTYAPGGTAVQPDLETIEQVRSKIKAVNQWLGPTDAVPEVIENVQDGQVESEYAQGLHDIVSLLVAAKQEGADEVGVGPDRYYANGVFYGTDADSLALPRGVYADGELRHPSKADIVDSVTEDVEYSWYTDDSGGQPWDEKPPEPDPEKSGAYSWGKAPRYNGRSMEVGPLARLVAADADPFDLRETLGGGATASNTLNRLIARAQETLVVRDLLTDWIDALDPNGVYNAGWDDDFTGEGVGLWEASRGAVSHWVRVEDGQVENYQIVTPTLWNLGPRSADGTPSIFEESAEGMAVQSVSNPIDVMRTIRSFDPCLACSVHVQSPEEEYESVVEPASATPGGSMTR; this is encoded by the coding sequence ATGCCGGAAATCGAAATCGATCCGACGACGCGTATCGAAGGCCACCACAGCACGACCCTCGAGGTAGAGGACGGAGTCGTCACGAACGCCAAAAGCCACATGGACATGTTCCGTGGCATCGAGATCATCACGCTCGGGCGACCGCCCTCCGACGCCCCCCAGATCACGCAGATGACCTGTGGGGTCTGTTTCACCTGCCACCGCCAGACCTCGATTCTGGCCATCGAGGACGCGGCAAAGCGCGCCGGCGTCTTCGACGGCGTTCCCGAGAACGCCCGGATCCTCCGCGACGTGATGGAGGGCCTGTTTTTCATCTGGAACCACGCGGTGCATCTGTTCGCCCTCGCGGGCCCGGATTACTCAGACGCGGTCGCAGACACCGGCTTCGACCGGTTGAACCCAGCCGCCGTCGCCGGTGGCGAGGGTGGCGAGGGATACAAGCGCGCCCTGGAGGTCCAGCGGACGGTGCTGCAGGCGTTCTCCGAGTTCGGCGGCCGGGCGCCACACCCGCTCACGTACGCACCGGGTGGCACCGCCGTCCAGCCAGATCTCGAGACCATCGAACAGGTCCGTTCGAAGATCAAGGCCGTCAACCAGTGGCTCGGCCCGACCGACGCGGTCCCCGAAGTGATCGAGAACGTCCAGGACGGGCAGGTGGAGTCCGAATACGCACAGGGGCTTCACGACATCGTGAGCCTGCTCGTCGCCGCGAAGCAGGAGGGCGCCGACGAGGTCGGCGTCGGCCCCGACCGGTACTACGCCAACGGGGTCTTCTACGGAACGGACGCGGACTCCCTGGCACTCCCCCGCGGCGTCTACGCCGACGGCGAACTCCGACATCCATCGAAAGCTGACATCGTCGACTCCGTCACCGAGGACGTCGAGTATTCCTGGTACACGGACGACTCCGGGGGCCAACCGTGGGACGAGAAACCGCCGGAGCCGGACCCCGAGAAATCCGGCGCGTACTCCTGGGGGAAAGCGCCCCGGTACAACGGTCGTTCGATGGAGGTCGGGCCCCTGGCCCGTCTGGTCGCCGCCGACGCCGACCCCTTCGACCTGCGGGAGACGCTGGGTGGCGGGGCGACGGCCAGCAACACCCTCAATCGACTCATCGCCAGGGCTCAGGAGACGCTCGTCGTCCGCGACCTCCTCACCGACTGGATCGACGCGCTCGATCCGAACGGCGTCTACAACGCCGGCTGGGACGACGACTTCACGGGTGAGGGCGTGGGCCTCTGGGAGGCCTCTCGTGGCGCCGTCTCCCACTGGGTCCGCGTCGAGGACGGCCAGGTCGAGAACTACCAGATCGTCACCCCGACGCTCTGGAACCTGGGGCCGCGGTCGGCCGACGGTACGCCGAGCATCTTCGAGGAGTCCGCCGAGGGGATGGCCGTCCAGTCGGTCTCGAACCCGATCGACGTGATGCGGACCATCCGATCGTTCGATCCGTGTCTGGCCTGTTCGGTCCACGTCCAGAGTCCCGAGGAGGAGTACGAATCGGTGGTCGAACCCGCGTCCGCGACCCCTGGAGGGAGTATGACGCGATGA
- a CDS encoding hydrogenase maturation protease — protein sequence MTEQAVVGVGNQIMRDDGLSAAVVDALRDAGLDEHPDVSLSHAGTTAFFALEAMDGADRAIVVDALQVPDAEPGDVHRIVYREGAFESADFDINMHDFSFTEALAAGDHAYAVPEEIVVLGMTPAVVTAGLQLSETVREGLDELVALVREELVRGGTAIDEPAVAQEGSS from the coding sequence ATGACTGAACAGGCGGTCGTCGGCGTCGGAAACCAGATCATGCGCGACGACGGGCTCTCGGCCGCGGTCGTCGACGCGCTCAGAGACGCAGGACTGGACGAACATCCGGACGTCAGCCTCTCGCACGCCGGCACGACCGCCTTCTTCGCCCTCGAGGCGATGGACGGCGCCGATCGCGCCATCGTCGTCGACGCGCTCCAGGTTCCCGACGCCGAACCGGGAGACGTCCACCGGATCGTCTACCGGGAAGGAGCGTTCGAATCCGCCGACTTCGATATCAACATGCACGATTTCTCCTTCACGGAGGCGCTGGCCGCGGGCGATCACGCCTACGCGGTCCCCGAGGAGATCGTCGTGCTGGGAATGACGCCCGCGGTCGTCACCGCCGGGCTCCAGCTATCCGAGACCGTGCGCGAGGGACTCGACGAGCTCGTCGCGCTCGTGCGCGAGGAGCTGGTACGAGGCGGCACGGCGATCGACGAGCCGGCGGTCGCCCAGGAGGGGTCATCGTGA
- a CDS encoding cytochrome b/b6 domain-containing protein, whose translation MSTSDRRGLHKLLTEDIWERYCDFDPRCFELSDAEIVGERLRHSLGSRLAHWLQVTLMTVLVVTGYALWSGNYGPMNVPIWDGYYVAFGLHMWAGIFIVVVTLLLFPFYHVFVDGHRQLAEYSDIVLGINIGLAFLGVREYPPNYHKGRRTWDVIKEHWMVGHPAQKAYFWWISIFVALVALTGFGIYREMATDPVWWVVWLGIPADYLAVETLKQLHLVLAAVITAMVIFHAYFGVMKSNWDFLKSMVVGTVPYYEVESPTEDGDD comes from the coding sequence ATGAGCACCAGCGACCGTCGGGGGCTTCACAAGTTGTTGACCGAGGACATCTGGGAGCGGTACTGCGATTTCGATCCCAGATGTTTCGAGCTGTCAGACGCGGAGATCGTCGGTGAACGCCTCCGTCATTCGCTCGGTTCGCGGCTGGCCCACTGGCTGCAGGTGACCCTGATGACCGTGCTCGTCGTCACCGGGTACGCCCTCTGGTCGGGCAACTACGGGCCGATGAACGTCCCCATCTGGGACGGCTACTACGTCGCTTTCGGCTTGCACATGTGGGCGGGCATCTTCATCGTGGTCGTCACGCTACTCCTATTTCCGTTCTACCACGTTTTCGTGGACGGACATCGCCAGCTCGCGGAGTACTCGGACATCGTACTGGGGATCAACATCGGGCTGGCCTTCCTGGGAGTGCGCGAATACCCGCCGAACTACCACAAGGGGCGTCGCACCTGGGACGTGATCAAAGAACACTGGATGGTCGGCCACCCCGCACAGAAGGCGTACTTCTGGTGGATCTCCATCTTCGTGGCCCTGGTCGCGCTCACGGGGTTCGGCATCTACCGCGAGATGGCGACCGACCCGGTCTGGTGGGTGGTCTGGCTGGGAATCCCGGCGGACTACCTGGCCGTCGAGACGCTCAAACAGCTCCACCTGGTCCTGGCGGCCGTGATCACGGCGATGGTGATCTTTCACGCCTACTTCGGTGTGATGAAGAGCAACTGGGACTTCCTCAAGTCGATGGTCGTGGGGACGGTCCCGTACTACGAGGTCGAGAGCCCGACGGAGGACGGTGATGACTGA
- the hypE gene encoding hydrogenase expression/formation protein HypE codes for MTDEFVSTDHGTGTEPMRDLLADVVLPRFGGDHGDAVGLDALDDGAVLPAGDRSVVLTTDSHVVDPLEFPGGDIGRLAVAGTVNDLAMMGATDDVALTSALIVEDGFPMDRLDRIVESMGTTCEEAGCRIVAGDTKVMGGGDVDGLVVNTAGVGIIPPGTHVSDAALEPGQKIGVSGTIGDHGIALLAAREDIGFEDPLESDVAPVDHLVDAAREAGSIAAMKDPTRGGLSTVLNEMARKASVGIEVDERSIPVADGVEGASEVLGIDPFDVANEGKFVFAAPPGDAEAIVAALRERPGGADATLIGDVHAEHPGEVVLDTGVGRRFMTEPIAEPLPRIC; via the coding sequence GTGACCGACGAATTCGTCTCGACCGATCACGGCACCGGCACCGAACCGATGCGGGACCTCCTGGCGGACGTCGTCCTCCCCAGATTCGGCGGGGACCACGGCGACGCCGTCGGCCTCGACGCGCTCGACGACGGGGCCGTCCTGCCGGCCGGCGATCGCTCGGTCGTCCTCACCACCGATAGTCACGTCGTCGACCCCCTGGAGTTCCCGGGTGGCGACATCGGCCGACTCGCGGTCGCGGGCACGGTCAACGACCTGGCGATGATGGGCGCGACGGACGACGTCGCGTTGACGAGCGCCCTGATCGTCGAGGACGGCTTCCCGATGGATCGCCTCGATCGCATCGTCGAGTCGATGGGGACGACCTGCGAGGAGGCAGGCTGTCGGATCGTCGCCGGCGACACCAAGGTAATGGGGGGCGGTGACGTCGACGGCCTGGTCGTCAACACGGCAGGGGTCGGCATCATCCCGCCGGGAACGCACGTCAGCGACGCGGCCCTGGAACCGGGCCAGAAGATCGGGGTCTCGGGGACGATCGGCGACCACGGGATCGCCTTGCTCGCCGCTCGCGAGGATATCGGCTTCGAGGACCCCCTCGAGAGCGACGTCGCCCCCGTCGACCACCTGGTCGACGCCGCCCGCGAGGCGGGGTCGATCGCAGCGATGAAAGATCCGACCCGTGGGGGGCTCTCGACGGTGCTCAACGAGATGGCCCGCAAAGCCTCGGTCGGTATCGAGGTCGACGAACGATCGATCCCGGTCGCGGACGGGGTCGAGGGCGCCAGCGAGGTGCTCGGCATCGACCCCTTCGACGTGGCCAACGAGGGGAAGTTCGTCTTCGCCGCACCGCCGGGGGACGCCGAGGCGATCGTCGCGGCCCTCCGCGAACGGCCTGGTGGGGCTGACGCCACGTTGATTGGGGACGTCCACGCGGAGCATCCCGGCGAGGTCGTCCTCGATACGGGCGTCGGGCGCCGCTTCATGACCGAACCGATCGCCGAACCACTCCCCCGTATCTGCTGA
- a CDS encoding HypC/HybG/HupF family hydrogenase formation chaperone, whose amino-acid sequence MCLGIPGEVLEIDGDEALAEFWDVEKWIRIDIVGADLSVGDYVLNHAGFAIRKIPEEEVAETISYYEELLGADAGEALDVESLDGIGDEKTEGRPE is encoded by the coding sequence ATGTGTCTCGGTATACCAGGCGAGGTACTGGAGATCGACGGTGACGAGGCGCTCGCGGAGTTCTGGGACGTCGAGAAGTGGATCCGCATCGACATCGTCGGGGCGGACCTCTCGGTCGGCGATTACGTGTTGAACCACGCCGGCTTCGCCATCAGGAAGATCCCCGAAGAGGAGGTAGCAGAGACCATATCGTATTACGAGGAACTGCTCGGGGCGGACGCCGGCGAGGCGCTCGACGTCGAGTCCCTGGACGGTATCGGGGACGAAAAGACGGAGGGCCGCCCCGAATGA
- a CDS encoding hydrogenase maturation nickel metallochaperone HypA, with protein MHEVSLARALVDRAREAAQEHDAERVDAMTVAVGEATHINPEQLVFTIETVARDTIAADATIEIETVAPVATCACGWEGEPGTLDSTYVVAPNVTCPECGERLTFAAGRECELRSIAVPDDPAATNRTER; from the coding sequence ATGCACGAGGTATCGCTCGCCAGAGCGCTGGTCGACCGGGCTCGCGAGGCTGCCCAGGAGCACGACGCGGAGCGTGTCGACGCCATGACGGTCGCCGTCGGCGAGGCCACACACATCAACCCCGAACAGCTCGTGTTCACGATCGAGACCGTCGCCCGTGACACCATCGCGGCCGACGCGACCATCGAGATCGAGACGGTCGCGCCGGTCGCGACCTGTGCGTGCGGCTGGGAGGGCGAACCGGGGACACTCGATTCGACCTACGTGGTCGCGCCCAACGTGACCTGCCCCGAGTGTGGCGAACGGCTCACCTTCGCGGCGGGCCGCGAGTGTGAACTGCGCAGTATCGCCGTCCCGGACGACCCGGCAGCCACCAATCGAACAGAGAGATGA
- the hypD gene encoding hydrogenase formation protein HypD, producing the protein MTDEEEPILRFRDDDQARALYDRIDALMDAIGEPVSLMHVCGSHEEAIAKYGLRANLPADLSVRMGPGCPVCVTDMPEIDEGIALAEAGVTVATFGDMFRVPGTEGSLRDAKREGASVEVVYSASDAVEYARANPEESVVFFATGFETTAAPTAAVLAADPPENFSVLSVHKYVPPAMEAIAELPETNIDGFLAAGHAAAITGYGLFEDLVEEHEIPTVVGGFEPLDVLRAIADLLEMIATDDPGLGNAYPRVVSEAGNVAAQETMWSVFEQTTRAWRGLGEIPSGNLEIRPAYAAHDAREQFDIDPDVGPVDPLAEQCLCGDIMAGTADPDDCTLFGTVCTPRDPVGPCMVSDEGTCNIWNRYGGRPEV; encoded by the coding sequence ATGACCGACGAGGAGGAACCGATTCTCCGCTTTCGCGACGACGACCAGGCGAGGGCCCTCTACGACCGGATCGACGCGCTGATGGACGCCATCGGCGAGCCCGTCTCCCTGATGCACGTCTGTGGCTCCCACGAGGAGGCCATCGCGAAATACGGCCTCCGGGCCAACCTCCCGGCCGATCTCTCGGTGCGGATGGGGCCGGGCTGTCCGGTCTGCGTGACCGACATGCCGGAGATCGACGAGGGAATCGCCCTCGCGGAGGCGGGCGTGACCGTCGCGACGTTCGGCGACATGTTCCGGGTCCCGGGAACAGAGGGGAGCCTGCGCGACGCGAAACGCGAGGGGGCGAGCGTCGAAGTCGTCTACAGCGCCAGCGACGCCGTCGAGTACGCGAGAGCGAACCCCGAGGAGTCGGTGGTTTTCTTCGCCACCGGCTTCGAGACGACCGCGGCCCCGACGGCGGCGGTACTGGCCGCCGATCCGCCCGAGAACTTCAGCGTCCTCTCGGTCCACAAGTACGTCCCGCCGGCGATGGAGGCGATCGCCGAACTCCCCGAGACGAACATCGACGGGTTCCTCGCGGCGGGCCACGCCGCCGCCATCACCGGCTACGGACTGTTCGAAGACCTCGTCGAGGAACACGAGATCCCGACGGTCGTCGGGGGGTTCGAGCCCCTCGACGTGCTGCGGGCCATCGCCGACCTCCTCGAGATGATCGCGACCGACGACCCCGGGCTGGGGAACGCCTATCCCCGGGTCGTCTCCGAGGCGGGCAACGTCGCGGCCCAGGAGACCATGTGGTCCGTCTTCGAGCAGACGACCCGTGCCTGGCGCGGCCTCGGCGAGATCCCATCGGGGAACCTCGAGATCCGACCGGCGTATGCAGCCCACGACGCCCGCGAGCAGTTCGACATCGACCCCGACGTCGGGCCGGTCGACCCGCTGGCCGAGCAGTGCCTGTGTGGCGACATCATGGCGGGGACCGCCGACCCGGACGACTGCACGCTGTTCGGAACCGTCTGTACCCCGCGGGACCCGGTCGGACCGTGTATGGTGAGCGACGAAGGCACCTGTAACATCTGGAACCGCTACGGCGGCCGACCGGAGGTCTGA
- the hypF gene encoding carbamoyltransferase HypF: protein MGTEPRRTRLTVTGVVQGVGFRPFVYRTATDHGLAGWVKNRGDAGVAIVVEGQPDAIAEFVRTVREEPPPLARVESIDREPEPPVGLDSFEIRESAGGGEGSGTIPADTGICESCLEDMRDPDSRYCEYWATACVDCGPRYTVIRSLPYDRPRTTMDAFPLCTDCRRDYEDPSDRRYHAQTTACPACGPTLTFESGPGVQEESGRAAIDRTTTTIEDGGIVAVKGIGGTHLLCDATNRNAVARLRERTGRPAKPFALMAPSIDRVEAFARVTDQEREAFEDVRRPIVLLKRKSAEWLEPIAPNLHTVGVMGPYAGLHHLLFDDLDAPLVATSANPPGQPMATDRETIWATLSDVIDGALVHDREIVARTDDSVVRMVDGKRRFVRRSRGWVPQRLPRYADPAPSPAPDVLAMGAEFDATVAVTQGSAVVPSQHLGDVDGPATRRFHRETVDHLTELLGVTPSIVACDAHPEFVTSREAERRADAALAGPIRVQHHHAHAASLLGEHERHRAIVIVADGTGYGPDGSIWGGEVLDATRRDFERVGSLAPFALPGGEAAVRRPVRILASLLEDDDRIDSLLEAGLGDAADAAVVRDQLGAAVNAPRTTSAGRFLDATCAMLEPSVERRYEGEPAMRLEALASEGAPIDVPIPIEDGDDRPVLDVRSLARELGERRDGHPPADVAATAQHALARGLGRLAVAAATERGVDAVGFSGGVAYNEAISRTVASTVEDAGLQLLDHEDVPPGDAGIAYGQTIVATARTDATEGS from the coding sequence ATGGGTACCGAGCCGCGTCGAACCCGTCTCACGGTCACCGGGGTCGTCCAGGGGGTCGGCTTTCGCCCGTTCGTGTACCGCACCGCGACCGACCACGGTCTCGCCGGCTGGGTCAAAAACCGCGGTGACGCGGGTGTCGCGATCGTCGTCGAGGGACAGCCCGACGCGATAGCGGAGTTCGTCCGGACGGTCCGCGAGGAGCCGCCGCCCCTCGCCCGCGTCGAATCGATCGACCGGGAGCCCGAACCGCCCGTGGGACTCGATTCCTTCGAGATCCGCGAGTCGGCCGGCGGCGGCGAGGGGTCGGGGACGATTCCGGCCGACACGGGCATCTGTGAGTCCTGTCTGGAAGACATGCGAGATCCGGACTCGCGATATTGCGAGTACTGGGCCACCGCGTGCGTCGACTGTGGGCCGCGCTATACGGTCATCCGCTCGTTGCCCTACGACAGACCGCGGACCACAATGGACGCCTTCCCGCTCTGTACGGACTGCCGACGGGACTACGAGGACCCCAGCGATCGCCGCTATCACGCCCAGACGACGGCCTGCCCGGCGTGCGGGCCGACGCTCACGTTCGAATCTGGTCCCGGTGTCCAGGAGGAATCGGGGCGGGCGGCGATCGATCGCACGACGACGACGATCGAGGACGGCGGGATCGTGGCCGTGAAGGGCATCGGCGGAACCCATCTCCTCTGTGACGCCACGAACCGGAACGCGGTCGCACGACTTCGCGAGCGGACGGGTCGGCCGGCCAAGCCATTTGCCCTCATGGCCCCCTCGATCGACCGCGTCGAAGCGTTCGCCCGGGTCACAGACCAGGAACGCGAGGCCTTCGAGGACGTCCGGCGCCCGATCGTCCTGCTGAAACGCAAATCCGCCGAGTGGCTCGAACCGATCGCTCCGAACCTCCACACCGTCGGCGTGATGGGACCGTACGCCGGGTTGCACCACCTGCTGTTCGACGACCTCGACGCGCCGCTGGTGGCCACCAGCGCGAATCCACCCGGCCAGCCGATGGCGACCGACAGGGAGACGATCTGGGCGACGCTGTCGGACGTGATCGACGGGGCGCTCGTCCACGATCGCGAGATCGTCGCGCGCACGGACGACAGCGTCGTCAGGATGGTGGACGGGAAACGACGGTTCGTCCGTCGTTCGCGGGGCTGGGTCCCCCAGCGACTCCCGCGGTACGCGGACCCGGCGCCGTCGCCCGCACCGGACGTCCTGGCGATGGGTGCCGAGTTCGACGCGACGGTCGCGGTCACGCAGGGATCGGCGGTCGTCCCCTCCCAGCACCTCGGCGACGTCGACGGACCAGCCACCCGGCGGTTCCACCGCGAGACCGTCGACCACCTGACGGAACTCCTCGGTGTGACCCCGTCGATCGTCGCCTGTGACGCCCATCCCGAGTTCGTCACGAGCCGCGAGGCCGAGCGCCGAGCGGACGCGGCCCTGGCGGGGCCGATCCGCGTCCAGCATCACCACGCGCACGCGGCCTCGCTGCTCGGCGAGCACGAGCGCCATCGGGCGATCGTGATCGTCGCCGACGGGACCGGTTACGGTCCCGACGGATCGATCTGGGGCGGCGAGGTGCTCGACGCCACGCGGCGGGACTTCGAGCGCGTCGGTAGCCTGGCGCCGTTCGCGTTACCGGGCGGAGAGGCCGCCGTTCGTCGGCCCGTACGGATCCTGGCCAGCCTCCTCGAGGACGACGACCGCATCGACTCGCTACTCGAAGCAGGTCTCGGCGACGCGGCCGACGCCGCCGTCGTTCGCGACCAGCTCGGTGCGGCTGTCAACGCCCCGCGGACGACCAGCGCCGGACGGTTCCTCGACGCAACGTGTGCCATGCTGGAACCATCGGTCGAACGACGCTACGAGGGCGAACCGGCGATGCGCCTCGAGGCGCTGGCGAGCGAGGGGGCGCCCATCGACGTGCCGATCCCCATCGAGGACGGCGACGATCGACCGGTACTCGACGTCCGCTCGCTCGCTCGCGAGCTAGGGGAGCGTCGGGACGGTCACCCACCGGCCGACGTGGCGGCGACGGCACAGCACGCGCTGGCACGGGGGCTGGGACGGCTGGCGGTCGCGGCGGCGACAGAGCGCGGCGTCGACGCCGTCGGATTCTCCGGGGGCGTGGCGTACAACGAGGCGATCTCTCGAACGGTCGCTTCGACCGTCGAGGACGCCGGCCTCCAACTGCTCGACCACGAGGACGTTCCGCCCGGCGACGCGGGAATCGCCTACGGGCAGACGATCGTCGCGACTGCCCGAACCGATGCGACCGAGGGGAGCTGA
- the hypB gene encoding hydrogenase nickel incorporation protein HypB, whose protein sequence is MIYDHHIHPNAPPRTIEFLVDSLLERIPVGAVDGGVVPALGPLRAHRFGHDEDAFSDADVNDDVLEAYRQQAVELHDRFVHDHGVFVVEFLGSTGSGKTSLIERLVDRSDDPAAVGVIVGDVAGEDDAERLRDHGATVATVNTGRECHLDRSFIEAGLEKLDPAALDTLFIENVGNMVCPADVPLGAQARILVVSTTEGDDVVRKHPLLVQAADAAVINKVDLADAVGADLDRMLADVEAVAGDVPTFPTSVERGDGLESLFAYVDEVERRGHAPTEGDHVETPARPSEADPTGVTLDGDQ, encoded by the coding sequence ATGATTTACGATCACCACATCCATCCGAACGCACCGCCCCGAACGATCGAGTTCCTCGTCGACAGCCTGCTCGAAAGGATCCCCGTCGGTGCCGTCGATGGCGGGGTGGTTCCCGCCCTCGGCCCGCTCCGTGCCCACCGCTTCGGTCACGACGAGGACGCCTTTTCCGACGCAGACGTAAACGACGACGTCCTCGAGGCGTACCGCCAGCAAGCGGTGGAACTGCACGACCGATTCGTCCACGACCACGGCGTCTTCGTCGTGGAGTTCCTCGGGAGTACCGGCAGCGGGAAGACCTCGCTCATCGAACGCCTGGTCGACCGCTCCGACGACCCCGCCGCCGTGGGCGTGATCGTCGGGGACGTCGCCGGCGAGGACGACGCCGAACGGCTCCGCGACCACGGCGCGACCGTCGCGACGGTCAACACGGGCCGGGAGTGTCACCTCGACCGGTCGTTCATCGAGGCGGGGCTGGAGAAACTCGATCCCGCGGCCCTCGATACCCTCTTCATCGAGAACGTGGGGAACATGGTCTGTCCGGCCGACGTCCCGCTGGGCGCGCAGGCCCGCATCCTGGTGGTGAGCACCACCGAGGGCGACGACGTCGTCAGAAAACACCCGCTGTTGGTCCAGGCCGCGGACGCCGCCGTGATCAACAAAGTCGACCTCGCTGACGCCGTCGGGGCCGACCTCGACCGGATGCTCGCCGACGTCGAGGCGGTGGCCGGCGACGTGCCGACGTTCCCGACCAGCGTCGAACGCGGCGACGGGCTCGAGAGCCTCTTCGCCTACGTCGACGAGGTCGAACGACGGGGCCACGCCCCGACGGAGGGCGATCACGTCGAGACCCCGGCCCGGCCCTCCGAGGCGGACCCGACGGGCGTCACGCTCGACGGCGATCAGTGA
- the tsaA gene encoding tRNA (N6-threonylcarbamoyladenosine(37)-N6)-methyltransferase TrmO gives MVEYEPIGQLRTPYEGAAPFQPIPEPGDFAIDLDPAYVDGLDRLEAFEYAYVLFDLDRVAGYSLSVTPPWSDRTVGLFATRAPRRPNPIGLSVVRITGIEEGRVDISAIDAFDGTPVLDLKPYVDGLDSKPDADVGWIDPDHAADVEHLELHIKGIPH, from the coding sequence ATGGTCGAATACGAGCCGATCGGTCAGTTGCGTACCCCGTACGAGGGCGCAGCGCCGTTTCAGCCGATCCCGGAGCCCGGCGATTTCGCGATCGACCTCGACCCCGCGTACGTGGACGGCCTGGATCGCCTCGAGGCCTTCGAGTACGCGTACGTGCTCTTCGACCTCGACCGGGTGGCGGGCTACTCACTCTCGGTCACGCCCCCGTGGTCCGATCGGACCGTGGGCCTCTTCGCGACGCGAGCGCCACGACGGCCGAACCCCATCGGCCTCAGCGTCGTTCGGATCACCGGGATCGAAGAGGGCCGCGTGGACATCTCTGCGATCGACGCCTTCGACGGGACGCCCGTGCTGGATCTGAAACCGTACGTCGACGGTCTCGACAGCAAGCCGGACGCCGACGTCGGGTGGATCGATCCCGACCACGCGGCCGACGTCGAGCACCTGGAGTTACACATCAAGGGAATTCCGCACTGA
- a CDS encoding hydrogenase small subunit, which translates to MTTRRNFLRLAGTMAAGGVITQYSTDIASALEQATEGSAEVVWLQGQSCSGDSVSLLQGDYPSLSEVISDFRLEVTFHPTLMAESGEAAMDAMSTDPDVLVVEGSIPTDIPSAATLGYDENGEKKPLADWVQELAPKSDYVVATGNCSAFGGLPAAENKKRLYDLGPNVTGARGLQFDGREEGGVLGADFTSAAGLPVVNLAGCPTHPDYILLTLATVLNGHAPELDQYNRPLAFFEDNIHDTCALRGYFDRGEFAEKPGEDGCLYEVGCAGPYVHCDESERLWNDGTSVCRNVGAPCIGCMEPAFWDRFSPYYEPIEQQNAFGVDAETAGKVAIGGAAVGIGAHAARKAVGYGDTEDETPEPKED; encoded by the coding sequence ATGACTACTCGCCGCAACTTCCTCCGGCTGGCCGGAACGATGGCCGCCGGCGGCGTCATCACACAGTACTCGACCGACATCGCGTCGGCCCTCGAACAGGCGACGGAGGGCTCCGCCGAAGTCGTCTGGTTACAGGGCCAGTCCTGTTCGGGCGACTCGGTGTCCCTGCTGCAGGGCGATTACCCCTCGCTCAGCGAGGTCATCAGCGACTTCCGACTGGAAGTGACCTTCCACCCCACGCTCATGGCCGAGAGCGGTGAGGCCGCGATGGATGCGATGTCGACCGACCCGGACGTCCTCGTCGTCGAGGGATCGATTCCGACGGACATCCCCTCGGCTGCCACGCTCGGCTACGACGAGAACGGCGAGAAAAAACCCCTGGCGGACTGGGTCCAGGAACTCGCCCCGAAATCGGACTACGTCGTGGCGACCGGCAACTGTTCGGCGTTTGGTGGTCTGCCCGCCGCGGAGAACAAGAAGCGACTGTACGACCTCGGCCCGAACGTCACTGGTGCCCGGGGACTCCAGTTCGACGGTCGCGAGGAGGGCGGCGTCCTCGGGGCCGACTTCACGTCCGCGGCCGGGCTTCCGGTCGTCAACCTCGCCGGCTGTCCGACCCACCCCGATTACATCCTGTTGACACTCGCGACGGTGCTCAACGGTCACGCGCCGGAACTCGACCAGTACAATCGACCGCTCGCGTTCTTCGAGGACAACATCCACGACACCTGCGCCCTGCGCGGGTACTTCGACCGCGGCGAGTTCGCGGAGAAACCCGGTGAGGACGGCTGTCTGTACGAGGTCGGCTGTGCGGGGCCGTACGTCCACTGTGACGAGTCCGAACGACTCTGGAACGACGGAACGAGCGTCTGTCGGAACGTCGGTGCGCCGTGTATCGGGTGCATGGAACCGGCGTTCTGGGACCGCTTTTCGCCCTACTACGAACCGATCGAGCAACAGAACGCCTTCGGCGTCGACGCCGAGACCGCCGGCAAGGTCGCGATCGGCGGGGCCGCCGTCGGGATCGGCGCCCACGCCGCACGCAAGGCGGTCGGGTACGGCGACACCGAAGACGAAACACCGGAGCCAAAGGAGGACTGA